The proteins below come from a single Cottoperca gobio chromosome 11, fCotGob3.1, whole genome shotgun sequence genomic window:
- the LOC115015850 gene encoding cbp/p300-interacting transactivator 3-like codes for MAEHMMMPMTHSFRMGMNGSPQHNGQPGLRTLPNGQVMHYGRNPQSNMEAAMRQRQGMVGLGGMAGPVNGAPNPMANHHHQMMSGNMMYNGQAPQQQQHHHMHPQQQQQQQQQQQGHPQQQQGHPQQQQGHPQQQQGGHPQQQQQGGHPQQYLPGSLTSQQLMASMHLQKLNTQYHGHPLVSANGHHMPNSAQYRVGPAQLSGMQHIGGPLGLNGMDMDLIDEEVLTSLVLEFGLDRVQELPELFLGQNEFDFISDFVCKQQPSTVSC; via the coding sequence ATGGCTGAACACATGATGATGCCCATGACCCACAGCTTCAGGATGGGCATGAACGGATCCCCGCAGCACAACGGCCAGCCCGGCCTGCGCACTCTGCCCAACGGCCAGGTGATGCACTACGGGAGGAACCCTCAGAGCAACATGGAGGCTGCCATGAGACAGCGGCAGGGCATGGTGGGACTCGGCGGCATGGCCGGCCCCGTGAACGGAGCTCCTAACCCTATGgccaaccaccaccaccagatGATGTCTGGGAACATGATGTACAACGGCCAGgctccgcagcagcagcagcaccaccacatgcacccccagcagcagcagcagcagcaacagcagcagcagggacacccgcagcagcagcagggacacccgcagcagcagcagggacacccgcagcagcagcaggggggacacccgcagcagcagcagcaggggggACACCCGCAGCAGTACCTCCCTGGTAGCCTCACCTCTCAGCAGCTGATGGCCAGCATGCACCTGCAGAAACTCAACACTCAGTATCATGGACACCCGCTGGTTTCAGCCAATGGCCACCACATGCCCAACAGTGCTCAGTACCGGGTGGGGCCGGCCCAGCTATCGGGCATGCAGCACATCGGCGGCCCTTTGGGACTAAACGGCATGGACATGGACCTGATTGACGAGGAAGTTCTGACGTCACTGGTGCTGGAGTTTGGGTTGGACCGCGTTCAGGAGCTGCCCGAGCTCTTCCTGGGACAGAACGAGTTTGACTTCATATCGGACTTTGTGTGCAAACAGCAGCCGAGCACGGTGAGCTGTTGA